In one Babylonia areolata isolate BAREFJ2019XMU chromosome 14, ASM4173473v1, whole genome shotgun sequence genomic region, the following are encoded:
- the LOC143289488 gene encoding uncharacterized protein LOC143289488 — translation MEEAHSEKMIDDEASLYVKTEDMDEALEVLEQRGRVVLCGPPGCGKTTLAKALLRRSRRDGFTPYVFTKVDDWHQHVAEGKQCAVLMDAVFGTVRLSEIQHDCWRSVLPSVLKLTGSGVCRLIVTVYPHVLRQLKKIEARSESPFVDGFSVVQLMQNSLSSNIKTSFINFHLEKLGLEPEKQRDLVERILQKDVSGPAFPWCSRQMILNWKSSENPSDITLNPAEAYVSLLQSMIWSGDCGDTFAAVLVLTMLNHGQFLLNPLQVQSQLQCLGLGSFSDESLERCAFLLKGFVLAETGHGFASRVMYEAAGLALGRSHYLPVLLKVCDRLFLVKYVRSTNMVSEYSVNVRSELIELFAYRLHSDIVQGHVAEVSQHPCLQCSDFLKVMTVEGQMEKYFLNKTDTTEQLSLDQLLRATDPEHGLPLLYWSVMPESHVLTQWCLTVIKDRKHGMQCLPHVLLALTLFHRGSDRYQQVYSSISDMNIKVARIFKFPSNSVFLPLPRTQERTAETAQFLSDWESKSQHLCYLNSPSLPIPSTVVSVQVSEEGVRVQVADRQQWYLVLRLLTDSHADQVDEQGHTLLQLAFVAGVMEVVAIVLKSQLRQHFPQSLSCLPVLTNLIERFCFSNKLVVRIFMYVFLSLWKAGAILAGR, via the exons ATGGAGGAAG cacacagtgaaaagatgatTGACGACGAGGCCTCCCTGTACGTGAAGACAGAGGACATGGACGAGGCCTTGGAGGTGTTGGAGCAGAGAGGCCGAGTGGTGCTGTGTGGACCCCCAGGCTGTGGCAAAACCACTCTGGCCAAAGCCCTGCTCAGAAGGAGCCGGAGAGATGGCTTCACCCCCTACGTCTTCACCAAGGTGGACGACTGGCACCAGCACGTGGCGGAGGGCAAACAGTGCGCGGTGCTGATGGACGCTGTCTTTGGCACTGTCCGCCTGAGTGAGATCCAGCATGACTGCTGGCGATCCGTTCTGCCCAGTGTGCTGAAGCTGACGGGATCAGGGGTCTGCAGACTCATTGTCACTGTTTACCCCCACGTCTTGCGGCAGCTGAAGAAGATCGAGGCACGATCAGAGAGTCCTTTTGTGGATGGATTCAGTGTGGTGCAGCTCATGCAAAACTCGCTCAGCTCCAACATCAAAACATCCTTTATCAACTTTCACCTTGAAAAACTCGGTCTTGAACCTGAAAAACAACGTGATCTTGTTGAGAGAATCCTTCAAAAAGATGTCAGTGGACCCGCTTTTCCTTGGTGTTCTCGGCAGATGATTCTCAACTGGAAGTCGTCTGAAAACCCCTCTGACATCACCCTGAATCCTGCTGAAGCATACGTATCACTGCTACAGAGCATGATCTGGAGCGGTGACTGTGGGGACACCTTTGCTGCTGTCCTGGTCCTGACCATGCTGAACCACGGGCAGTTTTTGCTGAATCCGCTCCAAGTGCAATCTCAGCTTCAATGTCTGGGCCTGGGGTCTTTCAGTGACGAGAGTCTGGAGAGGTGTGCTTTCCTACTCAAAGGGTTCGTCCTGGCAGAAACAGGCCATGGCTTTGCCAGCCGTGTCATGTACGAGGCAGCAGGTCTTGCTTTGGGCCGTTCTCATTATCTGCCAGTCTTGCTGAAAGTGTGTGATCGCCTGTTCCTCGTCAAATACGTTCGTTCCACGAACATGGTCTCAGAATATTCTGTCAATGTTCGCTCCGAACTGATTGAGTTATTTGCATACAGGTTGCACTCTGACATTGTCCAGGGTCACGTGGCTGAGGTCAGCCAGCATCCGTGTTTGCAGTGTTCTGATTTTCTGAAGGTGATGACGGTTGAAGGTCAAATGGAAAAATATTTTCTGAATAAGACAGATACAACTGAACAACTGTCCCTTGACCAGTTACTGAGAGCTACTGACCCAGAGCATGGTCTGCCATTGCTGTACTGGTCCGTCATGCCTGAGTCACACGTCTTGACCCAGTGGTGCCTGACAGTCATCAAAGACAGGAAACATGGAATGCAGTGTTTGCCTCACGTTCTCTTGGCTTTGACTCTTTTCCACAGAGGGTCAGATCGCTACCAACAGGTTTATTCCTCGATCAGTGATATGAACATTAAAGTGGCCAGAATCTTCAAGTTTCCTTCCaattctgtcttcctccctctgccCAGGACACAGGAGAGGACTGCAGAGACGGCTCAGTTCCTCAGTGACTGGGAGAGCAAGAGTCAACACCTGTGCTACCTGaactccccctccctgcccatcCCGTCCACTGTGGTCAGTGTGCAGGTGTccgaggaaggggtgagggtgcaggtggcagacagacaacagtggTACCTGGTGCTGAGACTTCTGACGGACAGCCATGCGGATCAGGTGGACGAGCAGGGTCACACCTTGCTGCAGCTGGCCTTTGTGGCCggtgtgatggaggtggtggccATCGTTCTGAAGAGCCAGCTGAGGCAGCACTTTCCCCAGTCCCTGTCCTGTCTTCCCGTACTGACTAACCTCATTGAAAGGTTCTGTTTTAGCAACAAACTGGTTGTCAGGATCTTCATGTATGTTTTCCTGTCACTATGGAAAGCAGGCGCTATCCTCGCTGGTAGGTAA